The genomic stretch GGGATATTACCGGTTTTGCGGCTGCCACATACCTCCGGGGGATCCCTTTCGTGCAGGTTCCAACCACCCTGCTATCCCAGGTCGACAGCTCTGTCGGTGGGAAAACAGCGATCAATCACCCTCTGGGCAAAAATCTGATCGGGGCTTTCTATCAGCCTGTCCACGTTCATATTGACGTGGAAACTCTGGGCTCCTTACCAGAACGTGAATTCTCCGCCGGCCTGGCCGAGGTGGTTAAATACGGCGTCATCCGGGATGACACGTTTTTTGAATGGCTTTGCGCTCACAGAGACAGGCTCTTAAACCAAGACCCTTCGGCGCTCATTCACGCTGTAAAGAGGTCTTGCCAAATCAAGGCGGATGTTGTAGAAGTTGATGAAAAAGAAAGCACCTTAAGGGCTATACTTAATTTTGGACACACGTTCGGACACGCGGTCGAGACGCTGACAGGGTATGGCACCTATCGCCATGGAGAGGCGGTTTCGATCGGAATGGTATTCGCGTCCGAGATTGCCATGTCTCTCGGGCTCTGCACCCGTCAGGACGTGCAGGCCATCAAAAACCTGTTGGTTGGCTTCAGGCTGCCAGTCTCCTTCCCAGCGTTTTCAATTGAACAATATCTTCAGGCCATGGGACGGGACAAGAAAGTCAAGCAGGGGGTTCTGCGCATGGTGCTCAACAAGGGGATAGGGGATTGTCTGGTTAGAGATGTTCCCGACCCGGAGGCCCTTTTCGCCCCTCTTTTGAATAACTTGTCAGAAGGTTAGGTATCGCGCATGTCAAACAGCTCTCCCGCCTCCACCCTTCTTGGAAAAATAGCAACCTATACCGAAATTCTGTCTCGCGACCCGAAGTCCACGGTCTTTGTGCCCTTGGCCGATGCGTACCGCAGCATGGGAATGCTCGATGATGCGCTCGATATTGCTCTGCAGGGTACTCTTTCGCAACCCTTGTATCCGGCCGGGTTTCTTGCCCTGGGGCGTATTCAGGTAGAGAAGGGACACTTGGGCGATGCGCGGCAATCTTTTGAAAAAGCTTTGGCCATCGAATCTGAAAACATGGAGGCGATCAACGAGCTCGTCCGAACCTGCCGGCTCCTAGGAGAAGAAAATCTGGCCCTGCGTTGGCAGCAAAAAGCCGCCTCCCTGGTTACAGAGGATGAGGACGTAAAAGGGGAGGAGGCTAATCGAGCCGCCATCGAGCCTTCGCCGGTGGTGTCCTCCGGAGCCGCCGAAAATGCGGCTGATAGGGGAGTGGAACCGATCACCACCGCCACCATCGCCGAAATTTATATTCGGCAGGGATTTTTGCAACGGGCTCTGAAGGTCTATCGTGACCTGCTACGGGCAGACCCCCAGAATACGGTTGTCAAACAGAAGCTCACCGATCTGCAACAACGCATTCTGGAGACTGAAGGGGGCACTGCCGAAAAGGCTGTCCTGACGCCGCCTTTGAAAGATGCGTCGCTTACCCATGCCGTTCCGCCCGAGGTGGAGAATCTTATATCACCCCCATCGGCCGAGCCTTCGCGGCGTCCCGATTTGCTTGCGGTCTTAAACGGCTGGCTGGAATCGATTCACAGGAGGAAAATGGATGTTCGCTGAGATGCTGCAGGGAATCGTGGAGAAGACTCCTGGCGGCGTAGGCGCCGTCCTGATGGGCTATGACGGCATCGCCATCGACCAGTATTTTCTACCCATTGAAGATGTCGACCTGCAGCTGGTTTCCGTGGAATATGCCAATATCCTGAAAGAAATCCGCAAGACGATTGAGGTGCTTGGTACGGGGGCCATGGAAGAAGTGGTTATCAGGACTTCCCAGTTTTATGTCATTTTGCGCTCTGTTGGGCAGGATTATTTTGTGGCGCTGACGGTAGGGTCTGATGGCAACTTTGGCAAAGGGCGCTACCTCCTTATGAAAGAGACGCCCAGATTTCTGGAAGCTCTTCAATAAAGGCCCTTTATGACCTTTCTTGTATTGCACGGCCCCAATCTCAATCTTCTCGGTTCCCGCGAACCGGAAGTGTACGGTCATGAGACCCTTGAAGATATCAATCGACAACTGACCGATCTCGGGCGGGAGCTGGGCGTTAACCTCGTTTTCTTTCAGTCCAATCACGAAGGGGCTCTTATCGATCGCATTCACGCCGCCCGGACCGAAGGGATAGCCGGGATGGTCATCAACCCCGGGGGGCTGACCCATACCAGTGTCGCTCTTCGTGATGCCATTGCGGCAGTGGCGATCCCAACAGTGGAGGTTCATCTCTCCAATGTCCATGCGCGAGAGGAATTCAGGCGGCATTCGTATGTGGCCCCTGTCGTTCTCGGGCAGATCGCCGGCTTAGGGGCCTTTGGCTACCAGTTGGCTGTTCGCGGACTTTTAGCGAGACTGAAATAGATAGTTATTGAGGGTAAAAGCCCATTATGGTACAAGACAGAACCGCCTCCGCTCAGACTATTTTGGCGGGATACAAGCTGGATGCCCTGCTTTTTACCGGGGCAGCCAATGTTCGCTATCACTCGGGCTTTACCGGGTCGGACGGTGTTTTGGTCCTCACCCGCGAAAAAACCTGTTTCCTTACCGATTCTCGTTATACCTCTCAGGCCCGGCAGCAGGTTGTGGCGAAGGAGGTGAGAGAATACCGGCTCAAGGCAGATGGTGTGACATCCTTTCTTGCATCCGAAGGATGCCGCCGGGTTGGTTTTGAGGCAGAGGCGATGACCTGCGCTGAACTCCAGCGCCTGAAGGAAAGCAACCCTGCCCTGGAATGGATTCCTCTCGGGAAGGAACTTCGAGACCTGCGGGCGACCAAAAAGGATGACGAAGTAGTTTTCATTGAAAAAGCCGCCACTATTGCCGCTGAGGCTTTTTTTGAGATACAGCCCCAGATAAAGCCGGGCGTTTCCGAAAGGGATGTCGCCCTGGCCTTGGAATTTGCTATGCGACGCCTGGGAGGGGAGGATCGATCCTTTGACCTGATCGTCGCTTCCGGCCTTCGTGGGGCATTGCCCCATGGAGTCGCTTCGGATAAGGTGATTGCCGAAGGGGATCTCGTTACCATCGATTTTGGCACCCGCCTTAACGGCTACCATTCCGATGAGACGGTCACGCTGGCTGTCGGTGAGGTGTCGTCCGAGCTGCGAGACATTTACGATATTGTCCTGGAGGCCCATGACAGGGCCATGCAGCTGGTGCGTCCGGGGGTACGGCTTCAAGATGTCGACGCGGCGGCGCGAGGGCATATTCAGGCCCATGGTTATGGGGATTGTTTCGGGCACGGCTTAGGGCACGGCGTCGGCCTGCAGGTTCATGAGGCACCAACGCTGTCGTCGCGAAGTGATGACGTGGCGGTGGAAGGCATGGTATTTACCATCGAACCGGGCATATATCTGCCCGGAACAGGCGGTGTTCGCATTGAGGATATGGTGCTGGTGACCAGGGATGGCTACCGCACCCTGACCAAAATACCCAAAGGCTATACTGTTCTGCCCTGCTGAGAGGGGTGGGGCATATCAATTGTACAGAGGGTGGGCTTTCTTGAGCCATTCCGTTGTTTCACGAAAGATAACAGGAGGATATAAATGGATATCAAAGATCTTAAAACACTGATCAAGATGGTCACGGAAACGGATATCACCGAATTTGAAATGGAGAACACGGAAGAAAAGATTTCCATCCGCCGTGGCAAGACCCAGGAGATCGTTCATGTGACCGCTCCGGCTCAAATGGCTGCGCCGGCCATGGCGGCTGCGCCTGTCATGCAGGCTCCAGCCGCCCCCGCCCCGGCGGCTGCGCCGGCAGCCCCGGCGGCTGGACCGGCCCTCGGTGAGCGGCAGGAGATCATCAACTCTCCCATCGTCGGTACCTTCTACCGGGCGCCGTCCCCGGAATCGGCGGCGTATGTCGAGGTCGGCTCCGTAGTCGAAAAAGGACAGGTCTTCTGCATTGTGGAAGCCATGAAGCTGATGAACGAGATCGAGGCAGACTTTAAATGCAAGGTCATCGAAATTCTCAAAGAGAACGCTCAGCCTGTGGAATTCGGAGACCCTCTCTTTGTGGTCGAGAAGCTCTAATTTTCGACAGAGCACTCCAAGGGCGGCCGCCTTTCGTTGGCTGACTCTTTCGAATTATCGAAGCATTTATAGGAGTAGATGAATCCATGTTTCACAAGGTCCTGATCGCTAACCGCGGAGAGATCGCCCTGCGCATCATCCGCGCCTGCAAGGAAATGGGGATCAAAACCGTTGCGGTCCATTCGACGGCTGACCACGAGGCCCTGCACGTCAAAATGGCCGACGAGAGTATCTGCATCGGTCCGGCGCCGAGCTCGGAAAGCTATCTGAACATGCAGGCCATTATCAGCGCCGCCGAGGTCACCGATGCCGAGGCCATTCATCCCGGCTATGGCTTTTTGTCGGAAAACGCTGAGTTTGCTGAAATCTGTGCCAACTGCGGCATCACCTTCATCGGACCCACCCCCGAAAACATGCGGCGCATGGGGGATAAAATCCGGGCGCGGCAGACTGTGACCGAGGCCGGCGTCCCCATTCTGCCTGGCACCAAAGAGGGCGTCTTTTCCGTTGAAGAAGCCAAGCGCATTGCCGATGAGATCGGTTACCCGGTTATCATCAAGGCGACCGCCGGTGGTGGTGGTCGCGGCATGAAGGTGGTGCATTCGCCGGCTTCTTTGGGCAATGCCTTCGCGGCGGCCCGTTCCGAGGCCCAGGCCGGATTTGGCAATCCTGATGTTTACATCGAAAAGTTCTGTGAAAAGCCGCGCCACGTGGAAATCCAGATTCTGGCCGACAAACACGGCAACGTGATTCACCTTGGCGAGCGGGACTGCTCGATCCAGCGTCGTCACCAGAAACTGGTCGAAGAGGCGCCCTGCCCGGTGCTGAACCCCGACGTCCGCAAAAGGATGGGGGAGTGTGCCGTAGCCGCAGCCAAGGCTGTTAACTACACCAGTGTCGGCACCATGGAATTTCTCCTGGATCAGGATGGCAGCTTCTACTTCATGGAGATGAATACCCGCGTTCAGGTGGAACATCCCGTCACTGAGATGATCACGGGCATCGACATCATCAAAGAGCAGATACGGTCGGCGTATGGGCTTCCTCTGCGTTACAAACAATCGGATGTGAAGATCCACGGTCATGCCATCGAATGCCGGATCAACGCGGAAGATCCCGTGAAATTCACACCCTCTCCCGGCAAGATCGATGGGTATCATACCCCCGGCGGGCTTGGTGTACGGGTGGACAGCGCCGTTTATGACAAGTACACGGTCCTTCCTCACTACGATTCCATGATTGCCAAACTCATCGTCCATGCGGATACGCGTGAAGAAGCCATTAAGCGCATGTCACGGGCCCTGGATGAATATATTATCGAGGGCATTCGTACTTCCATCTCCTTGCATCAACGCATCATGGCGAACAAGGATTTCATGGAAGGCAAGGTTGATACAGGTTTTATGGAACGACTGTTCTTCTAGTAGATGGAAAAAGTCAGGGGTCTTCCTGGCTTTTTCTCTTTGGGGGTAGGTGTTTGGTTTCGTGGCGGCTTCTGCAGACCGGGCCACTATCCGGCTCGCTCAATATGGCTCTGGATGAGTCTCTGTGGGAAGCCGTTCGGTGTGGCCAGTCGCCACCTGTACTGAGGCTCTATCGTTGGCAGCCGCCCACAGTGAGTCTGGGATACGCCCAGAAAACCCATCAGGCCGTCAACTTGTCAGCCTGTGCGGAACTGGGGATTCAGGTCGTGCGGCGCATGACAGGCGGCAGGGCGGTGCTGCATGATCAGGAGGTAACCTATTCGGTCATTTCTCCCGATCGCACGAGTCTTTTTCCGGCGGGACTACTATCCAGCTATCGAATTATCGCTGATATCGTCGGGCAGACCCTTAGGTCTTGCGGACTCGATGTGCAGTTGGCCCCCGGACAGTTTAGCGAAAAAACACCGAGGACAGCACCTGAGAGCGCCTGCTTTACCGCTGTATCTCATTATGAGTTGACCTGTCGGGGGTGTAAAATTGCCGGGAGCGCGCAGAAACGAGGGGACGGTGTTTTTCTCCAGCACGGCTCCATCCCCGTCGATCTCGACCTGGAGATGCTCTATCGGGTGCTGACTCCAGGGGCGGTCGACTGTAAAGGCCAGGGAGTGTCCGCCTACGGCCAGAAGATTGGCTGGGTCAACCGCTGGCTTGATCATCCTGTCACTGTTGATATGCTGGAGCTAAAGCTGATAGAGACCTTTATCCGAAGCCTCGGAATTAGCCTGGTGCCGGATCAGGTAACCGCAGCCGAGTGGACGCTGGCCCAACAGCTGGCCTGCACCCGGTACCTAAACCCGAATTGGACTTTCAAGGATTCACGTCAACCTTGCCAGAGTGGTTGTTGAGCACCTACTAGAAATAGTCCTTGCCGAAAGGAGACCATAATGAAACGTGTGTGGCTGTCTATTTTTGTCCTTCTGGGCGCCTTGGTCCTGTTGGGTATGGGAGGCGGTCCGCAGGGTTCGGTCCCCGAGCCTGACGAAAATCATGCTGTCAGTCTGCTGGATCGCAGCGGCACCAATACGGCGATATCCCAGTTTTCCATGGATGGAAACACCTACTTCGAAGGTTGGTTGGGGGACGGCAAGGTGACAGTGTTCTTCCGGAACGTTAAATCCATCGAATTTGGTGAGATCAGCGGGGAAGATGTCCAGGCCAGCCTGGCCCTGAAATCGGGAGAAACACTCCAGGTTGTCAGCCGCAAAAGGGCCATGTTTTATGGAAAAACCTCTTACGGAAACTACCAGATTCGCGCCAGCGACATCGCTCGCATTAAATTTCAATGAAATGGTTTTGGGTTATTCTGATAGCACTGGCCGTTTTACCAGGGGATGTTTGGGCCGCGCCCTCCCGTTCTCTTGACCTGGCGCAGGCACAACGTCTTGCCATCGAACGCAATCTCGATCTCAAGGCCCAGCAGTTGCAGCACCGGGCCAGCCGCGCCCTGGAGCTGAAAGGGTTCGGCCTATATGATCCCCGGGCCGAGCTGTCCTACACCGAAGGGCAGGGGCAGGAGCCCCTCAACCTGTTCTATACCCCTTCGTTCAGGGGGGCGGAAAGCCGCTACCGGCAGCTGTCCTTTTCCCTATTACAGAAGCTTCCCACGGGTGCCGATGTTGGGCTGATTTATACTTCCCGCCGCCAGGACGACGAGCCGGCGGGCGCCATCAACCCGGCCTTTACCGGCGAGGCAGCTCTGACCCTGCGCCAGCCACTCCTGAAAAACTTCGGGCTGTTGCCTACCGAACAGGCCATTATCTTGGCGGCCAGGGAGCGGGAAACCTCCTTGACGGATCTGCTGCTGAAGGCCTCTCACCTGGTAGCCCAGGTTCGGGATACATATTTCCAGGCCCTGGGGGTACGCGAAACCCTGCACACGCGCGAAACCTCTGTCGCGCTGGCCCGCCGAATTCTGGCCGAGAATAAGGCCCGTGTTGAGGCCGAAGTTCTGCCGCAACATGAAATTCTTGAAGCCGAGGTTGGCCTCAATGTGCGTGAAAGAGAACTGCTGGAGGCACAACAGGCCTATCGCGATGCCCTGGATGAACTGGCGGTTCTGGTAGCAGCTGATGCTTCTCCCGAATTGGCGGAAACACCTCTGTCGGTCCCTGCCTTGGCCGTTGATGAAGAGGAGGGATATCGGCAGGCCTTGCGCCGGCGCCCGGAAATACAACGCCACCTTCGGCAACTTGAGAAGCTTGAATTGGAACATACCCTGGCCAAAAATCAGCAACTTCCCGCTGTCGACCTGGTGGCCAGCTACGGATACAAAAGCCTGGGAGATAGTTTCGCTGACAGCCACGATGAGATGGCCTCGGGAGATTTCGAAAACTGGGAAGTGGGCTTGGCGCTTTCTTATCCTCTCGGCAATCGCGCCGCCCGCTACGAAGCTCACCGAAGCGCTCTGCTGCGTAAAAGCCAGGCAGCTCTGCTTGCCCAAAAGAAGCAGGAAGTTCGCCGTGAGATTCGTCAAGCTGCTCGCACCCTGGAGGTCAGTCGGAAAAAAATTGAGGTCACCGAACTCGGCAAGGCTCTGGCCGAGGAAAAGCTGAGTATCCTGCTCAAACGCCAGGAAGTTGGGCTGGCCACCACCCGTGACGTTCTGGAAGGAGAAGAAGACCTTTCGCTGGCCCATACCGAGCACACCCTTGCCCTGGTCGACTACAACCAAAGCGTGACAGAGTACCTGCGGGTTACCGGGATGCTCCTCGAAAGTCAGGGCATCTACGTATCGGCCGTAGAGGATCCTCTCGCCCCTGCGCCTGTTTTGCGAATGCAACCATGACAGTATTGAATATCGGCCATATCCACTATATTAACTGCGTCCCGTTTTTTCACTTTTTGCCCGCAACGCTGGAAGGCCATGCCGTCCGCATCGTGCAAGGTGTCCCCTCCCGTCTCAATGCCATGCTTCACGATGGCGATATCGACGTCAGCCCCTCCTCTTCGTTCGAATATGCCCGCAACTGGCGTCAGTACCTCCTTTTGCCGGAACATTCCATCAGCTGCTTCGGCGATGTCCAAAGTGTCCTGCTTTTTTCCACCAGAGATCTGGAAGACCTGAAAGAGGAGGTGTTTTACCTGACAGGAGAATCCGCCACCTCGATCAATCTCCTTCAGGTTCTCCTGCGAGAATACCTGGGGTGCGAAAATTTCCGCAGCACCGTGCCTGATCGCCCCGTTGAAGAGCTGATCGCCGAGGGAAAGACCGCGCTCCTGATCGGCGACCGGGCGTTGCGGGCTGCCCGCAACCGTATCGAAGGGCAGCAGATCTACGATCTGGGTGGCTTGTGGAAGCGTTTCACCGGATTGCCGTTTGTTTTCGCGCTGTGGATTTTGCGTCGCGACGCGGCAGAAAAAAAGGGGGAAGCCCTGCGCGCCCTCCGGCGCCAACTGGCGCAATCTCGCGAGCAGGCCATGGAAAACCTAGGTGAGGTGGCGGCGGAAACCCCCGAAAAAGAGTGGATGGGGGAAGAGGGGCTGGTGGACTACTGGCAGTGCATGTCCTATGATCTAGGCGAAGAGCACCTTCGTGGCGTGCGGCACTTTTTCCATCTCTGCGCCAAATATGGTCTGCTCCCTGAAGAGCCCGAAATCCATTTTTTTGCCTAGGTGATATTACCTCTGCCTGTCCTCGTAGTCCTGCAAGATCTTGGCGTGATCGAAGCACAAAGGCTGAGGAAGATTATCCCAATCAAACCAGTGTGCTTCGGCGGCATCGTCGCCGCTGGCCAGCCAGCCCTCTTCCCTGGCCGAAAAGACAAAAGAGATGGTGTGCTGACGCGGATCCCGCGCGGGATCCGAATAGGCGCCGAACTGGGTTAACTCAGACAGGTTTAGCCCCGTTTCTTCCTGGGCCTCCCGCACCGCCGCTTCTTCCAGTGTTTCGCCATAATCGACAAATCCCCCCGGCAACGCCCAACCCAGTGGCGGGTTTTCGCGTTTGATCAGGACGATCGCGTTGCCACGGCGAATAATGATATCCACGGTGGGAACAGGGTTGCGATAGACGGTGACGGCCTCCCCGCACCGGGGACAATTGAGCGTTTTGTTATTCACACGGTCTCCTTTTAAAGTTGATCAATGCCCGCAACATACCATGTTTTCGGTTGACACTTCCCGGTCAAATTGATTAGTTTTAGCGCTGCATTGCCCGGGTGGCGGAACTGGCAGACGCAAGGGACTTAAAATCCCTCGGCCTTATGGCTGTACGGGTTCGATTCCCGTCCCGGGCACCAATTAGGAATCCAATACAAGTTAGGTAAGTCCAGGAGGCCCGCTAAAATAGCGGGTCTTTCTGTTTTTATCGTCCAGTAATATCTGTTGTTGTCCATTGACATACCCCGTTCTTGGGGGTATATGTTGGGGTACGTAGTCCCTATTGCTGTTTTGCCTACCCCCAAAGGAGGCTGTTATGGCGAAGCAAGTAACCCCGCTTAGTGATACCCAGGTCAGGCAGGCCAAGGCTTCTGAAAAACCAACCAAGCTGTTTGACGGCGGTGGACTCTTCCTTCTTATCACTCCCCCGGCCAAAAATACAAAGGCCAAACCCTCCAAAATATGGCGTTTTAAGTATCGGTTTAACGGCAAGGAAAAACAAATTTCCTTTGGTGCTTACCCTGACTTGTCCCTTGCAGATGCCAGAGAAAAAAGAGCTTGGGCTAGAGGGCTTGTTGCTGCCGGAGTAGACCCTTCCCTGGCTAAAAAAAGTGAAAGAGAAGAGGCTGCGGCCCGCCAAGCTAACACCTTTAAGCGATTAGCCGAAGAGTGGTATAGCAAGCAAAGTACCTTGGCTGAAAAGACAAGGTTAATGCTTTGGCGGAGGTTAGAAGTCGATGTTTTCCCTGTTATAGGGAATACCCCAAACGCAGAACTTACCCCTAAAATGGTCCTTGATGGCGTGTTGAGGCCAATTGAAAAAAGAGAGGCGGTTGAGCTTGCTCACAGAACAAAGAGTCTGGTCTCCCGTATTCTTCGTTATGGGGTTGCTTGTGGCTATGTTGAAAGGGATGTGACCGCCGATCTGCGCGGAGCGCTGCAACCGTTTAAACGGAAGCATCTCCCTGCGATTACGGACCCCAAAAAGGTAGGGGGCTTGCTCCGAGCCCTAGAAGGCTTCGATGGTTCTGCAATTGTAAGGACCGCCTTGCTTCTTCATCCTTTGGTGGCAGCACGTCCAGGCGAATTGCGGCACATGGAGTGGAGTGAGATAGATTTTGATGAGGGAACTTGGAATGTCCCCTCTGGCAAGATGAAGATGAAAACTCCCCATCTTGTCCCGTTATCAAAGCAGGCCATAGAGCTTCTTCGAGAGATTCAACCGCTCACAGGGTCGGGCAGATATGTCTTTCACTCTGTCCGTTCAGTGGCGCGACCGATCAGCGATAATACTTTGAATGCCGCGATGCGAAGATTGGGTTTTGAGAAGGACGAAATGACCTCACATGGCTGGCGTGCTGTGTTCCGTACCCTGGCCGCCGAATGTCTGCATGAACGCATCGACTTGATCGAAATGCAGCTGGCGCACCGTGTTGCTGACGCTCTGGGTCGGGCCTATAACCGAACCACGTTTTTGCCCGAGAGACGCACTTTGATGCAACGGTGGGCCGACTACCTGGACTCTTTGAAGCAAAGCACCGAGAACGTGATTCCGTTCGCGAGAAGGGGATGATTTGAGCTTATAAGCGGCCCGGGCGGGCAGAATCTTGAAGGGACGCCGGAGGGGGGCGACTATGATGTTATTGGAAGAGCTCATAAATGCGATCATAAAAGGGTTGCCAGAGGGGGCGACCATAAGGCCGTTGGAAGAGCTGATCAGGGCGATGATCTGCCAACCCGCCAGGAAAGAAATTACTGAAGATGAGTGGCTATTTCTCGCGAACCTCCTAGACAGCATTTCTAGGAAAAAGGGTCGCCCAGCCGGTCTGAAAAAGGAAAGAGCAGACTTCGAGAGGGATGTATTTGAGCAAGTTGTGAAGCTATGCAATGAGCAGAAAGTCTCGAAGAATGCGGCGATGGAGGAACTCGCATGGCCGAATCCAGACACGTCCTTCGAATTTGACTATGAGGCAATAAAGAAAATCGTAAGTAGAGTGAAAAAACGAGACAAGGAATGGGGAATTTCAATCGAATCAGAACGAAAAAGGTTACGTAATAGCCTGGAAAACAGGCTGGAAGAAATCTTTGAAGAGCAACAAGGGAATTCCAGTGCCGTTTGCCCTTACTGTGGAAGCGGCTTGAAAGAGGGTACGGAAAATACCTGATTTTCCGTACACTGACAAGCCATTACAAAAAGACTAGCGTGGCCTCCAAAAAACAAAGGAGGTTACACTATGTCAAACCCTCTCCCCGAGTCCGGCTACGTCCGGCTCCCCCAGATCATCGGCAAGCCCAAAGCAGATCCACCCGTTCCCCCCATCATCCCCGTGAGCAGGTCGGCCTGGTGGGCCGGCGTCAAGTCTGGCCGCTATCCGAAACCCGTTAAGCTCGGACCTCGCACGACGGTCTGGAAGGTCAGCGACATTCGCGAGCTGATTGAGAAAGCCGGAAACTGAGGGGGGCGCCAATGACAACGACACAGGCCAACCCCAACGATCAAGCTGCATCGGCATTCTTCGAAAATTGCAGGCGGCTGCTGGAGTTCGACGACCTCAAAGCCCAGGTACAGCTGCTTGAGGTTGCCCTTGCCGACACAGAAAGGCTGTGGCGCGAGGAGCGGTCCGCTAGACGTGAAGCCGAGCGTCGGCTTGCTGTGAAGGAGGCGTAGATGAATGGGGGCTGGATCAAGTTCTATCGCGCACTCTTGAGCGATCCGGTATGGACGACGGCGACTGCGGACCAGAAGGCCGTATTGGTTGCCATTCTCCTGTCGGCAAGCCATGAGTCCCGGCAATGGGCCTGGGAGGGGCGGAAGTTCGAGATCCAGCCGGGCCAGTTCGTGACCTCACTTTCTTCCCTGGCGAGCAAAGCCGGCGTCTCCGTCAAGTCTGTCAGGTCAGCAATCGCACGTTTTGAAAAATTGAATTTTCTGGCAAACAAGTCGGCAAAGACGGGTCGCATTATTTCTGTAATAAACTGGCGTAGTTACCAAGGTAGTGCCGAGGAACCAGGCAACGAGGTCGGCAACGACCAGGCAAAGACCGGGCAACTATCAAGAAGTAAAGAAGGTAAGAAGGAAAAGAATATCCTTCCCGACGCCCTCCGGTTGTCGGGTCGCCTGGCGGAACTGATCTTTGCCAACAATCCGAACAACAAGCTTCTCGGGCCTGAGCGGAAAGAG from Desulfuromonas sp. KJ2020 encodes the following:
- the aroB gene encoding 3-dehydroquinate synthase, whose translation is MVPERIVVGLGERSYPIWIGLGILDQLGVALAAASFPRKVAVVSNPTVYALYGQRIEEILTAHKFSSTAILIGDGEEFKNFSSLQQIYDALIEKGFDRSSGLLALGGGVIGDITGFAAATYLRGIPFVQVPTTLLSQVDSSVGGKTAINHPLGKNLIGAFYQPVHVHIDVETLGSLPEREFSAGLAEVVKYGVIRDDTFFEWLCAHRDRLLNQDPSALIHAVKRSCQIKADVVEVDEKESTLRAILNFGHTFGHAVETLTGYGTYRHGEAVSIGMVFASEIAMSLGLCTRQDVQAIKNLLVGFRLPVSFPAFSIEQYLQAMGRDKKVKQGVLRMVLNKGIGDCLVRDVPDPEALFAPLLNNLSEG
- a CDS encoding lipopolysaccharide assembly protein LapB; protein product: MSNSSPASTLLGKIATYTEILSRDPKSTVFVPLADAYRSMGMLDDALDIALQGTLSQPLYPAGFLALGRIQVEKGHLGDARQSFEKALAIESENMEAINELVRTCRLLGEENLALRWQQKAASLVTEDEDVKGEEANRAAIEPSPVVSSGAAENAADRGVEPITTATIAEIYIRQGFLQRALKVYRDLLRADPQNTVVKQKLTDLQQRILETEGGTAEKAVLTPPLKDASLTHAVPPEVENLISPPSAEPSRRPDLLAVLNGWLESIHRRKMDVR
- a CDS encoding roadblock/LC7 domain-containing protein, which encodes MFAEMLQGIVEKTPGGVGAVLMGYDGIAIDQYFLPIEDVDLQLVSVEYANILKEIRKTIEVLGTGAMEEVVIRTSQFYVILRSVGQDYFVALTVGSDGNFGKGRYLLMKETPRFLEALQ
- the aroQ gene encoding type II 3-dehydroquinate dehydratase, yielding MTFLVLHGPNLNLLGSREPEVYGHETLEDINRQLTDLGRELGVNLVFFQSNHEGALIDRIHAARTEGIAGMVINPGGLTHTSVALRDAIAAVAIPTVEVHLSNVHAREEFRRHSYVAPVVLGQIAGLGAFGYQLAVRGLLARLK
- a CDS encoding aminopeptidase P family protein, whose translation is MVQDRTASAQTILAGYKLDALLFTGAANVRYHSGFTGSDGVLVLTREKTCFLTDSRYTSQARQQVVAKEVREYRLKADGVTSFLASEGCRRVGFEAEAMTCAELQRLKESNPALEWIPLGKELRDLRATKKDDEVVFIEKAATIAAEAFFEIQPQIKPGVSERDVALALEFAMRRLGGEDRSFDLIVASGLRGALPHGVASDKVIAEGDLVTIDFGTRLNGYHSDETVTLAVGEVSSELRDIYDIVLEAHDRAMQLVRPGVRLQDVDAAARGHIQAHGYGDCFGHGLGHGVGLQVHEAPTLSSRSDDVAVEGMVFTIEPGIYLPGTGGVRIEDMVLVTRDGYRTLTKIPKGYTVLPC
- the accB gene encoding acetyl-CoA carboxylase biotin carboxyl carrier protein codes for the protein MDIKDLKTLIKMVTETDITEFEMENTEEKISIRRGKTQEIVHVTAPAQMAAPAMAAAPVMQAPAAPAPAAAPAAPAAGPALGERQEIINSPIVGTFYRAPSPESAAYVEVGSVVEKGQVFCIVEAMKLMNEIEADFKCKVIEILKENAQPVEFGDPLFVVEKL
- the accC gene encoding acetyl-CoA carboxylase biotin carboxylase subunit, whose amino-acid sequence is MFHKVLIANRGEIALRIIRACKEMGIKTVAVHSTADHEALHVKMADESICIGPAPSSESYLNMQAIISAAEVTDAEAIHPGYGFLSENAEFAEICANCGITFIGPTPENMRRMGDKIRARQTVTEAGVPILPGTKEGVFSVEEAKRIADEIGYPVIIKATAGGGGRGMKVVHSPASLGNAFAAARSEAQAGFGNPDVYIEKFCEKPRHVEIQILADKHGNVIHLGERDCSIQRRHQKLVEEAPCPVLNPDVRKRMGECAVAAAKAVNYTSVGTMEFLLDQDGSFYFMEMNTRVQVEHPVTEMITGIDIIKEQIRSAYGLPLRYKQSDVKIHGHAIECRINAEDPVKFTPSPGKIDGYHTPGGLGVRVDSAVYDKYTVLPHYDSMIAKLIVHADTREEAIKRMSRALDEYIIEGIRTSISLHQRIMANKDFMEGKVDTGFMERLFF
- a CDS encoding lipoate--protein ligase family protein, which produces MVSWRLLQTGPLSGSLNMALDESLWEAVRCGQSPPVLRLYRWQPPTVSLGYAQKTHQAVNLSACAELGIQVVRRMTGGRAVLHDQEVTYSVISPDRTSLFPAGLLSSYRIIADIVGQTLRSCGLDVQLAPGQFSEKTPRTAPESACFTAVSHYELTCRGCKIAGSAQKRGDGVFLQHGSIPVDLDLEMLYRVLTPGAVDCKGQGVSAYGQKIGWVNRWLDHPVTVDMLELKLIETFIRSLGISLVPDQVTAAEWTLAQQLACTRYLNPNWTFKDSRQPCQSGC
- a CDS encoding TolC family protein; the encoded protein is MKWFWVILIALAVLPGDVWAAPSRSLDLAQAQRLAIERNLDLKAQQLQHRASRALELKGFGLYDPRAELSYTEGQGQEPLNLFYTPSFRGAESRYRQLSFSLLQKLPTGADVGLIYTSRRQDDEPAGAINPAFTGEAALTLRQPLLKNFGLLPTEQAIILAARERETSLTDLLLKASHLVAQVRDTYFQALGVRETLHTRETSVALARRILAENKARVEAEVLPQHEILEAEVGLNVRERELLEAQQAYRDALDELAVLVAADASPELAETPLSVPALAVDEEEGYRQALRRRPEIQRHLRQLEKLELEHTLAKNQQLPAVDLVASYGYKSLGDSFADSHDEMASGDFENWEVGLALSYPLGNRAARYEAHRSALLRKSQAALLAQKKQEVRREIRQAARTLEVSRKKIEVTELGKALAEEKLSILLKRQEVGLATTRDVLEGEEDLSLAHTEHTLALVDYNQSVTEYLRVTGMLLESQGIYVSAVEDPLAPAPVLRMQP